One window from the genome of Asterias rubens chromosome 11, eAstRub1.3, whole genome shotgun sequence encodes:
- the LOC117296810 gene encoding tail-anchored protein insertion receptor WRB-like translates to MAASMVIVFLFISLLHLSKYCIPHIVKQVMRYVFGEKQEEGRKKAELMQLQEEQSQLNVKEDFPKYARIERKINKIKDDMKKLRQGKTAKTFTFSWGLTLALNALQTCCLISVIWRYRYEPMIMLKEEWLWPLAGVVSFPSGIPGALGISIWILICNNILKRAGKIVSSINTKTET, encoded by the exons ATGGCAGCCTCCATGGTTATAGTTTTTCTGTTCATTTCGCTATTGCACCTGTCAAAATATTGCATTCCTCACATCGTGAAACAA GTAATGAGATATGTATTTGGAGAGAAACAGGAGGAGGGAAGAAAGAAAGCGGAATTGATGCAATTACAAGAGGAGCAATCACAACTGAACGTCAAAGAGGACTTCCCCAAATATGCCAGGATCGAGAGAAAAATCAACAAGATAAAAGATGATATGAAAAAACTCA GGCAAGGCAAAACTGCCAAGACGTTCACCTTCAGTTGGGGTCTTACTCTAGCTCTCAATGCACTGCAG ACTTGCTGCCTGATCTCAGTGATCTGGAGGTATCGTTATGAACCCATGATCATGCTGAAGGAAGAATGGCTATGGCCTCTAGCAGGAGTTGTCTCCTTCCCCAGCGGCATCCCGGGGGCTCTTGGCATCTCCATCTGGATCCTCATCTGCAACAACATCTTGAAGAGGGCAGGGAAGATCGTCAGCTCCATAAATACAAAGACAGAAACATGA